The segment CCTAAAAGTTTTGAACAATGGGTTTCAACCCCTTGTTTCAAAATCCCAAACATCGTTTCGAACATTTGCATTTTGGTTTTCGAGTTTGATTTTTTAGTTTTCATGCCAGTATTTTATCTTTATATTATCTTCTTCTCTTTGCAAAACAACATCCACTTTTTTTGCAAGCTTACTATTATTTAACACACTTGTCACATTTGCTGTAAAAACACTTGAACATACTGTTAAATATCCTGTTTGTAGGAGAGCGTTCAATACTTGTATCTGTTCAGGAGTCAGCTGTTGATAACTATCTAAATTCGGGATAATACTCTCAAGTGTCTTGAAAGAATACAAATCCTCTTCTCCTCCGTTCTGGCTTCTGTAATCTAAAATTTGCTGCGCAAGCGTATCATCCATTCCCAAAGCAGCAAAGACTTCCTTTCCAGCAGTGTTTATATTAATCTTCCCATCTCCATAAATTGTGATATATGGGTTTAGCTTTTTAAATATCTCAGCCGTAATTCCCCTTATCAAATACATCTCCTCTAAACACTCAATTAAATCGTTTTTACAATTATAAGGTACACTTAACCCCTGATAAAAATCTTCTTCTCCATCTCCTAAAGAATTTGAATCAAG is part of the bacterium genome and harbors:
- a CDS encoding general secretion pathway protein GspK, with amino-acid sequence MNRRGSILIITLWILAILSLLAISFAHHTAVGIKLTEYHISSLKNLYVCKAGIKRACYELNKDKEYDSLNDSWSDNPEAFKNAGVGDGTFTTVSYQIEDDNKDMTSIYGMIDEERKININKLVKNGVQDEIRLSQVKKILEILDIDTVIADYIVDWLDSNSLGDGEEDFYQGLSVPYNCKNDLIECLEEMYLIRGITAEIFKKLNPYITIYGDGKININTAGKEVFAALGMDDTLAQQILDYRSQNGGEEDLYSFKTLESIIPNLDSYQQLTPEQIQVLNALLQTGYLTVCSSVFTANVTSVLNNSKLAKKVDVVLQREEDNIKIKYWHEN